A stretch of the Acyrthosiphon pisum isolate AL4f chromosome A2, pea_aphid_22Mar2018_4r6ur, whole genome shotgun sequence genome encodes the following:
- the LOC100160588 gene encoding major facilitator superfamily domain-containing protein 6 isoform X2, with amino-acid sequence MTYFQVNRKLLLMKIHYFLGTGGYAPILPFLTTISKQRGYSTFIIGLIFMLHPIPGILMRPIVGAVTDKYKCRRWVLIASSIIMFVLVCILSIIPGTTAKEEMNDLDVIKSPLFWLFCTTIALIGMIGMVKTVLEDTICMDLLGEDKNNYGEQRLWGSIGWSLFAIISGACVDWYSAGLEYKSYAPGYVIASLCFLLDIYVVFNLKIVQANDAKTVASDVKKVFTEGKVLAFLLWVVFIGFFMSFIWNFVLWFLEDLSNEYHPETKSWIKTLQGTAALIRCFGGEVPSLLFSSYILKRVDHTTILSIVFFTFTCIFSMYTIIENPLWALPVELLNGITFGMSYSAAISYAALITPAGAEGTLQGVVGTAYTGIEQVSYT; translated from the exons ATGACGTACTTCCAGGTCAATAGAAAACTCCTGTTGATGAAAATTCACTATTTTTTAGGAACTggag GGTATGCACCGATTCTTCCATTTTTGACGACAATATCAAAACAACGTGGTTATTCTACATTCATCATTGGTTTAATATTCATGCTACACCCAATTCCTGGAATACTGATGAGACCAATTGTTGGTGCCGTTACAGATAAATACAAATGCCGTCGGTGGGTGCTTATTGCGAGTTCAATAATCATGTTCGTATTGGTATGTATACTATCAATAATTCCTGGTACGACAGCAAAAGAGGAAATGAACGATTTGGATGTGATCAAGTCGCCACTTTTTTGGTTGTTTTGTACTACAATCGCCTTAATCGGAATGATCGGAATGGTGAAAACTGTTTTGGAGGACACGATTTGTATGgatttattag GTgaagacaaaaataattatggagAACAAAGGTTGTGGGGATCCATTGGTTGGAGTTTGTTTGCCATTATTTCCGGTGCATGTGTAGACTGGTACAGCGCAGGGCTAGAGTACAAAAGCTATGCTCCAGGTTACGTCATTGCATCGCTATGTTTCCTTTTAGATATATATGTGGTGTTTAACCTCAAG ATTGTACAAGCAAATGATGCTAAAACTGTAGCTTCTGACGTGAAAAAAGTATTCACTGAAGGTAAAGTACTCGCATTTCTTCTCTGGGTTgtttttattggattttttatGTCTTTCATATGGAACTTCGTACTTTG gtTCTTGGAAGACTTGTCGAATGAGTATCACCCCGAGACGAAATCATGGATAAAGACTCTCCAAGGAACAGCCGCACTAATCCGATGTTTCGGCGGCGAAGTGCCGTCGTTACTTTTTTCca gcTACATACTGAAACGTGTGGATCACACGACCATATTGTCCATAGTGTTTTTCACGTTCACGTGTATATTCTCTATGTACACGATCATCGAGAACCCTCTTTGGGCATTACCAGTGGAATTACTCAACGGCATAACGTTCGGAATGTCTTATTCGGCAGCCATTTCGTATGCAGCACTTATAACTCCTGCCGGTGCTGAAGGAACGCTCCAAGGAGTCGTCGGGACAGCTTACACGGGCATAG
- the LOC100169482 gene encoding kelch-like protein 2 isoform X1 translates to MENLKQIPESKKCEQAKYEYIKSSYAGMFEVLQSLRQDEVFCDIKLKTDDKKIIFAHKVVLASASPYFHAMFTHFSERNHDVVVMKQLDSTALQVLVNFIYTGKIVINEENVRDLLSAANLLQLQEVKEACCNFLQSQLCSTNCFSINAIADLHSCTELLTSSELYIHQHFSEAADGDEFLSLSSEEVIKLISSDKLIVPSEEKVFESVIRWVKHELGTRKCILPQLMKHVRLPLASKHYILKKVVEEPLIKNSLVCKDYVIEALHFHLLKSDDIIPPNNRNTPRHRDNVILDNCGYKIASRKHRIFHEDAMSRFVERCRQQRAYRVRRL, encoded by the exons AtggaaaatctaaaacaaataccAGAATCCAAAAAATGTGAACAAGCAAAATACGAATACATAAAATCGTCTTATGCAGGGATGTTTGAAGTGTTACAGTCGTTACGCCA AGATGAGgtattttgtgatattaaacTTAAGAcagacgataaaaaaataatattcgcaCATAAAGTGGTGTTAGCATCGGCAAGTCCATATTTCCATGCAATGTTCACACATTTTTCAGAAAGGAATCATGATGTCGTTGTCATGAAACAGTTAGATTCCACTGCTTTACAGGTGTTAGTAAACTTTATTTATACTGGAAAAATCGTGATCAATGAAGAAAACGTTcgg GATTTGTTATCAGCTGCAAATCTGTTACAGTTACAAGAAGTAAAAGAGgcatgttgtaattttttacagtCACAACTCTGCTCTACAAATTGTTTCAGTATAAACGCAATAGCTGATTTACATAGTTGTACGGAATTGTTAACAAGTTCAGAATTATATATTCACCAACActtttc aGAAGCTGCTGATGGTGACGAATTCCTATCCTTATCATCTGAAGAGGTAATTAAGTTGATCTCTAGTGATAAACTTATAGTTCCATCTGAAGAAAAA gtatttgaaagtGTTATTCGATGGGTAAAACATGAATTGGGTAcgagaaaatgtattttgccCCAATTAATGAAACACGTACGCTTACCATTAGCATCGAAACATTACATATTGAAAAAAGTAGTTGAGGAACCTCTTATTAAGAATAGCCTAgtgt gtaAAGATTACGTAATTgaagcattacattttcatttactCAAGTCAGATGATATCATCCCGCCAAACAACCGGAATACACCTAGACACAGAGATAAC gTTATTTTAGACAATTGTGGATATAAGATTGCCTCAAGAAAGCATCGGATTTTTCACGAGGATGCTATGTCCAGGTTTGTAGAACGTTGCCGGCAGCAGCGGGCCTACCGCGTCCGTAGGTTATAG
- the LOC100169482 gene encoding kelch-like protein 2 isoform X2 — translation MENLKQIPESKKCEQAKYEYIKSSYAGMFEVLQSLRQDEVFCDIKLKTDDKKIIFAHKVVLASASPYFHAMFTHFSERNHDVVVMKQLDSTALQVLVNFIYTGKIVINEENVRDLLSAANLLQLQEVKEACCNFLQSQLCSTNCFSINAIADLHSCTELLTSSELYIHQHFSEAADGDEFLSLSSEEVFESVIRWVKHELGTRKCILPQLMKHVRLPLASKHYILKKVVEEPLIKNSLVCKDYVIEALHFHLLKSDDIIPPNNRNTPRHRDNVILDNCGYKIASRKHRIFHEDAMSRFVERCRQQRAYRVRRL, via the exons AtggaaaatctaaaacaaataccAGAATCCAAAAAATGTGAACAAGCAAAATACGAATACATAAAATCGTCTTATGCAGGGATGTTTGAAGTGTTACAGTCGTTACGCCA AGATGAGgtattttgtgatattaaacTTAAGAcagacgataaaaaaataatattcgcaCATAAAGTGGTGTTAGCATCGGCAAGTCCATATTTCCATGCAATGTTCACACATTTTTCAGAAAGGAATCATGATGTCGTTGTCATGAAACAGTTAGATTCCACTGCTTTACAGGTGTTAGTAAACTTTATTTATACTGGAAAAATCGTGATCAATGAAGAAAACGTTcgg GATTTGTTATCAGCTGCAAATCTGTTACAGTTACAAGAAGTAAAAGAGgcatgttgtaattttttacagtCACAACTCTGCTCTACAAATTGTTTCAGTATAAACGCAATAGCTGATTTACATAGTTGTACGGAATTGTTAACAAGTTCAGAATTATATATTCACCAACActtttc aGAAGCTGCTGATGGTGACGAATTCCTATCCTTATCATCTGAAGAG gtatttgaaagtGTTATTCGATGGGTAAAACATGAATTGGGTAcgagaaaatgtattttgccCCAATTAATGAAACACGTACGCTTACCATTAGCATCGAAACATTACATATTGAAAAAAGTAGTTGAGGAACCTCTTATTAAGAATAGCCTAgtgt gtaAAGATTACGTAATTgaagcattacattttcatttactCAAGTCAGATGATATCATCCCGCCAAACAACCGGAATACACCTAGACACAGAGATAAC gTTATTTTAGACAATTGTGGATATAAGATTGCCTCAAGAAAGCATCGGATTTTTCACGAGGATGCTATGTCCAGGTTTGTAGAACGTTGCCGGCAGCAGCGGGCCTACCGCGTCCGTAGGTTATAG